Proteins encoded together in one Oryzias latipes chromosome 11, ASM223467v1 window:
- the LOC111948167 gene encoding involucrin-like: MFHNNVFKGLGATSSSTESLWDSDSQMPDHSRKQEQGFKGFTQRAKQSVWKWFKRGNKTPRDQITWEDLYKDKQQELDYLVEQNNSLRTALQNLQMLLKEAEKLRNDSISANLTDRALNFTYLTREAEGVQEDQPGFQAESQHQHDQTSILDLELQNEEMVQELEKLQDKLLVLSDRKAKYEPAGDHLKAAQDQNSVLKEKLLQLQSKIQQEEALLMMTPDISPEDLQEEYRDQIQALEQENAVLQKDLEDLKKKRSKEAAMRIDLICIEAQKSHLEDQCQHIREVIQIHSEQQDGELVYPEQIQELKCQINSLEKEKEDLLEEQRKVENAESDIKMLLKEFHQVVKNVDELKKKNCHLKWEFMELNVDFFERQRIPAKLEASTKEQESLRKENAVLAEQVSECRSKIHQQKSVQNQPQSPARNRPSLIPRPMSVRNPEHKQVSMDTGRTQQPQSPARNRPSLRPKPVSVRNPEPKQVSMDTGRTQQPQSPARNQPSLRPRPVSVKRSELPKKVSKVPKKTQPKKQQSLRELERGWRT; encoded by the coding sequence ATGTTCCACAACAATGTGTTTAAAGGTCTTGGAGCTACCAGCTCTTCAACTGAATCCCTCTGGGATTCGGACAGCCAGATGCCAGACCACTCCAGAAAGCAGGAGCAGGGATTCAAAGGATTCACTCAGAGAGCAAAGCAAAGTGTTTGGAAATGGTTCAAACGCGGAAATAAAACCCCCAGGGATCAGATAACCTGGGAGGACCTGTACAAGGACAAACAGCAGGAACTGGATTATTTGGTGGAGCAGAACAATTCTCTCCGGACAGCTCTCCAAAACCTGCAGATGCTCCTTAAGGAAGCTGAGAAGCTGAGAAACGATTCCATCTCAGCCAACCTCACTGACAGAGCTCTGAACTTCACGTATCTGACACGTGAGGCTGAAGGAGTTCAGGAAGATCAGCCTGGATTTCAAGCAGAAAGTCAACACCAACACGATCAAACCAGCATCTTGGACTTAGAGCTGCAAAATGAGGAAATGGTCCAGGAACTTGAAAAGCTTCAGGACAAACTTCTTGTTTTGTCAGACAGAAAAGCCAAGTATGAGCCTGCAGGAGACCACCTCAAAGCTGCCCAGGACCAGAACTCAGTCCTCAAAGAAAAGCTTCTGCAACTTCAATCAAAGATCCAACAAGAGGAAGCTCTGCTGATGATGACTCCGGACATTTCTCCTGAGGATCTGCAGGAAGAATACCGAGATCAGATCCAGGCCTTAGAGCAGGAAAATGCAGTTCTCCAGAAGGACTTGGAAGATCTCAAGAAGAAACGCAGTAAAGAAGCAGCAATGAGGATCGATTTGATATGCATTGAAGCCCAAAAAAGCCACTTGGAGGACCAATGCCAGCACATCCGGGAGGTCATTCAGATCCACAGTGAACAGCAGGATGGAGAACTCGTCTATCCTGAACAGATCCAGGagttaaaatgtcaaataaattcccttgaaaaagaaaaggaagaccttctggaagaacaaaggaagGTGGAAAATGCAGAATCAGACATTAAAATGCTGCTAAAAGAATTCCATCAGGTGGTAAAAAATGTAGatgaattgaaaaagaaaaactgccaCCTGAAATGGGAATTCATGGAGCTGAACGTGGATTTCTTTGAGAGACAACGAATACCGGCCAAGCTCGAAGCTTCTACAAAAGAACAGGAGTCTTTGAGGAAGGAAAATGCAGTTCTGGCTGAGCAGGTTTCAGAATGCAGATCCAAGATCCACCAGCAGAAATCTGTTCAGAACCAGCCTCAGAGTCCTGCTAGAAACCGGCCAAGTCTGATCCCCAGACCCATGTCTGTGAGAAACCCAGAACATAAGCAGGTTTCCATGGATACTGGAAGGACCCAACAGCCTCAGAGTCCTGCTAGAAACCGGCCAAGTCTGAGACCCAAACCCGTGTCTGTGAGAAACCCAGAACCAAAGCAGGTTTCCATGGATACTGGAAGGACCCAACAGCCTCAGAGTCCTGCTAGAAACCAGCCAAGTCTGAGACCCAGACCCGTGTCTGTGAAAAGGTCCGAACTACCAAAGAAGGTTTCCAAGGTTCCTAAAAAGACCCAACCTAAGAAACAACAGAGCCTCAGAGAGCTAGAAAGAGGCTGGAGAACGTAG